Proteins co-encoded in one Juglans regia cultivar Chandler chromosome 16, Walnut 2.0, whole genome shotgun sequence genomic window:
- the LOC108980838 gene encoding protein CHROMATIN REMODELING 35-like isoform X3, which yields MEQEVEGLPTDHATLKGHKRLKLSDNGKEYESLAFSASILNDIEQRKPKTSPEVIDYRDPFAIPDLLERLGSGKYGSVTKDMEALIARRMQMLHPYFSKYPTLSNTFLEAEKNQSKGALKQATRTSDINIIDLEDEHVTNDVKAVAPPVVVIESDDEDNGYQEPFVPFREIVLPRPAGQFLMKDFLDYRVPLANAKKGGAQREKASAELEIKRETGAELEIKGEKGVYVGIDDEDNHQTDAEEDGLEDMWKEMSMALECSKDDAVDPPSEEQARGGGEDCDHSFVLKDDLGYVCRICGVIDRGIETIFEFQYNKIKRSTRTYMPDSRNAKDRDSTEIFGVKYSEDDTMATEISAHPRHTKQMKPHQVEGFNFLVSNLVGDSPGGCILAHAPGSGKTFMIISFMQSFLGKYPHARPLIVLPKGILATWKKEFQTWQVEDIPLYDFYTVKADNRSQQLEVLKQWVEHKSVLFLGYKQFSTIVCDNGTSNTSASCQEILLKAPSILVLDEGHTPRNEDTNVLQSLAKVQTPRKVVLSGTLYQNHVKEVFNILNLVRPKFLRLETSRAVVKRIMSRVDIPGSRRQFKAGADAAFYDLVEHTLQKDKDFRRKVGVIQDLREMTSKVLHYYKGDFLDELPGLVDFTVVLNLSSRQKHEVSKLKKLVRKFKISSVGSAVYLHPKLNSFSENHAIADHLVDELLEKIDVKDGVKAKFFLNMLSLCESAGEKLLVFSQYLLPLKFLERLAVKMKGWSPGREIFVISGESSSDHRERSMERFNNSSDAKVFFGSIKACGEGISLVGASRIIIMDVHLNPSVTRQAIGRAFRPGQKKRVFAYRLVAADSPEEVDHGTCFKKELISKMWFEWNEYCGYRDFEVETVDVKDCDDPFLESSFLGEDIKALYRR from the exons ATGGAGCAAGAGGTTGAAGGGTTGCCCACTGATCACGCCACTCTGAAGG GACATAAAAGACTAAAGTTATCAGATAATGGAAAAGAATACGAAAGCTTAGCCTTCTCTGCAAGCATTCTTAATGATATTGAACAGAGGAAACCAAAGACGTCCCCAGAAGTTATTGATTACCGTGATCCTTTTGCTATCCCCGACCTCCTGGAAAGGTTAGGCTCTGGTAAATATGGAAGTGTTACGAAAGATATGGAAGCCCTCATTGCTCGAAGGATGCAGATGCTACACCCTTATTTCTCCAAGTATCCCACTCTTTCAAATACATTCTTGGAAGCAGAAAAGAACCAGAGTAAAGGGGCTTTGAAACAAGCTACTCGCACATcagatattaatataattgatttgGAGGATGAACATGTTACAAATGATGTCAAAGCAGTAGCACCGCCAGTTGTAGTTATTGAATCAGATGATGAAGACAATGGATATCAGGAGCCTTTTGTTCCTTTTCGGGAGATTGTCTTGCCAAGACCAGCTGGACAATTTCTCATGAAGGACTTTTTG GATTATCGTGTCCCTCTTGCTAATGCTAAAAAGGGTGGAGCTCAACGAGAAAAAGCAAGTGCTGAGCTTGAAATCAAGAGAGAAACGGGTGCTGAGCTCGAAATCAAGGGAGAAAAGGGTGTTTATGTTGGCATAGACGATGAAGACAATCATCAGACCGATGCTGAAGAGGATGGCCTGGAAGATATGTGGAAGGAGATGTCAATGGCGTTAGAATGTTCGAAg GATGATGCTGTAGATCCTCCATCTGAAGAACAGGCGAGAGGAGGAGGGGAAGACTGTGATCATTCTTTTGTCTTGAAGGATGATCTTGGTTATGTTTGCCGCATTTGTGGGGTAATAGACAGGGGTATTGAGACAATATTCGAGTTCCAGTACAATAAG ATCAAAAGGAGTACCCGGACTTACATGCCTGATTCTCGGAATGCCAAAGACAGAGACTCAACTGAGATATTTGGAGTTAAATATTCTGAAGATGATACGATGGCAACTGAAATATCTGCCCATCCAAGGCATACAAAGCAAATGAAACCTCATCAAGTGGAGGGTTTCAATTTTCTTGTTAGCAACTTGGTGGGTGATAGTCCTGGGGGCTGCATCTTGGCCCATGCTCCTGGATCTGGAAAGACATTCATGATAATCAGTTTTATGCAAAGTTTCCTGGGAAAGTATCCACACGCTAGACCACTTATTGTACTCCCTAAAGGAATACTGGCTACTTGGAAAAAGGAGTTCCAGACGTGGCAAGTGGAGGACATTCCACTGTATGATTTTTACACTGTCAAGGCAGATAATCGGTCTCAGCAGCTAGAGGTGTTGAAGCAGTGGGTGGAGCATAAGAGTGTCCTTTTCTTAGGGTACAAACAATTCTCAACAATTGTTTGTGACAATGGAACCAGCAATACCTCTGCTTCATGTCAAGAGATACTTCTCAAGGCACCTTCAATTCTTGTTCTGGATGAAGGGCACACTCCAAGAAACGAGGACACAAATGTATTACAGTCCCTTGCGAAGGTGCAAACGCCTAGAAAAGTTGTACTTTCAGGAACCCTCTACCAAAATCATGTCAAAGAGGTGTTCAATATTTTGAATCTGGTCCGACCAAAGTTTTTACGGTTGGAAACCTCTCGAGCTGTTGTCAAGCGCATCATGAGTAGAGTGGATATACCTGGTTCAAGAAGGCAGTTTAAAGCAGGTGCTGATGCAGCTTTCTATGACTTGGTTGAACACACATTACAGAAAGACAAGGATTTTAGGAGGAAAGTGGGTGTCATACAAGATTTGCGTGAGATGACCAGCAAGGTCCTTCACTATTATAAAGGGGACTTCTTAGATGAGCTTCCTGGTCTTGTTGATTTCACCGTGGTGCTGAATTTAAGTTCCAGACAGAAGCATGAAGTTtcgaaattaaaaaagttggtGAGGAAATTCAAGATAAGTTCTGTTGGGAGTGCCGTCTATCTTCACCCAAAATTGAATTCTTTCTCTGAGAATCATGCAATTGCTGATCATTTGGTGGATGAGTTGTTAGAGAAAATAGACGTGAAAGATGGAGTGAAGGCAAAATTCTTTCTTAATATGCTTAGCCTATGTGAGTCAGCCGGAGAGAAGCTGCTGGTTTTCAGTCAGTACCTCCTACCCTTGAAATTTCTAGAGCGATTAGCAGTGAAGATGAAGGGTTGGAGTCCTGGAAGAGAAATCTTTGTGATTTCAGGTGAATCAAGTTCTGACCATCGTGAAAGGTCCATGGAGCGCTTCAATAATTCTTCTGATGCCAAAGTCTTCTTTGGCTCCATCAAGGCATGTGGGGAGGGTATATCTTTGGTTGGGGCATCCCGCATAATTATTATGGATGTACATCTTAATCCGTCAGTGACCCGGCAAGCAATAGGTCGAGCATTTCGACCAGGTCAAAAGAAGAGAGTGTTTGCATATCGATTGGTAGCTGCTGATTCGCCCGAAGAGGTAGATCATGGCACTTGCTTCAAGAAGGAGTTAATTTCAAAGATGTGGTTTGAATGGAATGAATATTGTGGTTATCGGGATTTCGAAGTGGAGACTGTTGACGTGAAAGATTGTGATGATCCCTTCTTGGAAAGTTCATTCTTAGGGGAAGACATAAAGGCTCTGTACAGAAG GTAG
- the LOC108980838 gene encoding protein CHROMATIN REMODELING 35-like isoform X2, with the protein MEQEVEGLPTDHATLKGFYQTGHKRLKLSDNGKEYESLAFSASILNDIEQRKPKTSPEVIDYRDPFAIPDLLERLGSGKYGSVTKDMEALIARRMQMLHPYFSKYPTLSNTFLEAEKNQSKGALKQATRTSDINIIDLEDEHVTNDVKAVAPPVVVIESDDEDNGYQEPFVPFREIVLPRPAGQFLMKDFLDYRVPLANAKKGGAQREKASAELEIKRETGAELEIKGEKGVYVGIDDEDNHQTDAEEDGLEDMWKEMSMALECSKDDAVDPPSEEQARGGGEDCDHSFVLKDDLGYVCRICGVIDRGIETIFEFQYNKIKRSTRTYMPDSRNAKDRDSTEIFGVKYSEDDTMATEISAHPRHTKQMKPHQVEGFNFLVSNLVGDSPGGCILAHAPGSGKTFMIISFMQSFLGKYPHARPLIVLPKGILATWKKEFQTWQVEDIPLYDFYTVKADNRSQQLEVLKQWVEHKSVLFLGYKQFSTIVCDNGTSNTSASCQEILLKAPSILVLDEGHTPRNEDTNVLQSLAKVQTPRKVVLSGTLYQNHVKEVFNILNLVRPKFLRLETSRAVVKRIMSRVDIPGSRRQFKAGADAAFYDLVEHTLQKDKDFRRKVGVIQDLREMTSKVLHYYKGDFLDELPGLVDFTVVLNLSSRQKHEVSKLKKLVRKFKISSVGSAVYLHPKLNSFSENHAIADHLVDELLEKIDVKDGVKAKFFLNMLSLCESAGEKLLVFSQYLLPLKFLERLAVKMKGWSPGREIFVISGESSSDHRERSMERFNNSSDAKVFFGSIKACGEGISLVGASRIIIMDVHLNPSVTRQAIGRAFRPGQKKRVFAYRLVAADSPEEVDHGTCFKKELISKMWFEWNEYCGYRDFEVETVDVKDCDDPFLESSFLGEDIKALYRR; encoded by the exons ATGGAGCAAGAGGTTGAAGGGTTGCCCACTGATCACGCCACTCTGAAGG GGTTTTACCAAACAGGACATAAAAGACTAAAGTTATCAGATAATGGAAAAGAATACGAAAGCTTAGCCTTCTCTGCAAGCATTCTTAATGATATTGAACAGAGGAAACCAAAGACGTCCCCAGAAGTTATTGATTACCGTGATCCTTTTGCTATCCCCGACCTCCTGGAAAGGTTAGGCTCTGGTAAATATGGAAGTGTTACGAAAGATATGGAAGCCCTCATTGCTCGAAGGATGCAGATGCTACACCCTTATTTCTCCAAGTATCCCACTCTTTCAAATACATTCTTGGAAGCAGAAAAGAACCAGAGTAAAGGGGCTTTGAAACAAGCTACTCGCACATcagatattaatataattgatttgGAGGATGAACATGTTACAAATGATGTCAAAGCAGTAGCACCGCCAGTTGTAGTTATTGAATCAGATGATGAAGACAATGGATATCAGGAGCCTTTTGTTCCTTTTCGGGAGATTGTCTTGCCAAGACCAGCTGGACAATTTCTCATGAAGGACTTTTTG GATTATCGTGTCCCTCTTGCTAATGCTAAAAAGGGTGGAGCTCAACGAGAAAAAGCAAGTGCTGAGCTTGAAATCAAGAGAGAAACGGGTGCTGAGCTCGAAATCAAGGGAGAAAAGGGTGTTTATGTTGGCATAGACGATGAAGACAATCATCAGACCGATGCTGAAGAGGATGGCCTGGAAGATATGTGGAAGGAGATGTCAATGGCGTTAGAATGTTCGAAg GATGATGCTGTAGATCCTCCATCTGAAGAACAGGCGAGAGGAGGAGGGGAAGACTGTGATCATTCTTTTGTCTTGAAGGATGATCTTGGTTATGTTTGCCGCATTTGTGGGGTAATAGACAGGGGTATTGAGACAATATTCGAGTTCCAGTACAATAAG ATCAAAAGGAGTACCCGGACTTACATGCCTGATTCTCGGAATGCCAAAGACAGAGACTCAACTGAGATATTTGGAGTTAAATATTCTGAAGATGATACGATGGCAACTGAAATATCTGCCCATCCAAGGCATACAAAGCAAATGAAACCTCATCAAGTGGAGGGTTTCAATTTTCTTGTTAGCAACTTGGTGGGTGATAGTCCTGGGGGCTGCATCTTGGCCCATGCTCCTGGATCTGGAAAGACATTCATGATAATCAGTTTTATGCAAAGTTTCCTGGGAAAGTATCCACACGCTAGACCACTTATTGTACTCCCTAAAGGAATACTGGCTACTTGGAAAAAGGAGTTCCAGACGTGGCAAGTGGAGGACATTCCACTGTATGATTTTTACACTGTCAAGGCAGATAATCGGTCTCAGCAGCTAGAGGTGTTGAAGCAGTGGGTGGAGCATAAGAGTGTCCTTTTCTTAGGGTACAAACAATTCTCAACAATTGTTTGTGACAATGGAACCAGCAATACCTCTGCTTCATGTCAAGAGATACTTCTCAAGGCACCTTCAATTCTTGTTCTGGATGAAGGGCACACTCCAAGAAACGAGGACACAAATGTATTACAGTCCCTTGCGAAGGTGCAAACGCCTAGAAAAGTTGTACTTTCAGGAACCCTCTACCAAAATCATGTCAAAGAGGTGTTCAATATTTTGAATCTGGTCCGACCAAAGTTTTTACGGTTGGAAACCTCTCGAGCTGTTGTCAAGCGCATCATGAGTAGAGTGGATATACCTGGTTCAAGAAGGCAGTTTAAAGCAGGTGCTGATGCAGCTTTCTATGACTTGGTTGAACACACATTACAGAAAGACAAGGATTTTAGGAGGAAAGTGGGTGTCATACAAGATTTGCGTGAGATGACCAGCAAGGTCCTTCACTATTATAAAGGGGACTTCTTAGATGAGCTTCCTGGTCTTGTTGATTTCACCGTGGTGCTGAATTTAAGTTCCAGACAGAAGCATGAAGTTtcgaaattaaaaaagttggtGAGGAAATTCAAGATAAGTTCTGTTGGGAGTGCCGTCTATCTTCACCCAAAATTGAATTCTTTCTCTGAGAATCATGCAATTGCTGATCATTTGGTGGATGAGTTGTTAGAGAAAATAGACGTGAAAGATGGAGTGAAGGCAAAATTCTTTCTTAATATGCTTAGCCTATGTGAGTCAGCCGGAGAGAAGCTGCTGGTTTTCAGTCAGTACCTCCTACCCTTGAAATTTCTAGAGCGATTAGCAGTGAAGATGAAGGGTTGGAGTCCTGGAAGAGAAATCTTTGTGATTTCAGGTGAATCAAGTTCTGACCATCGTGAAAGGTCCATGGAGCGCTTCAATAATTCTTCTGATGCCAAAGTCTTCTTTGGCTCCATCAAGGCATGTGGGGAGGGTATATCTTTGGTTGGGGCATCCCGCATAATTATTATGGATGTACATCTTAATCCGTCAGTGACCCGGCAAGCAATAGGTCGAGCATTTCGACCAGGTCAAAAGAAGAGAGTGTTTGCATATCGATTGGTAGCTGCTGATTCGCCCGAAGAGGTAGATCATGGCACTTGCTTCAAGAAGGAGTTAATTTCAAAGATGTGGTTTGAATGGAATGAATATTGTGGTTATCGGGATTTCGAAGTGGAGACTGTTGACGTGAAAGATTGTGATGATCCCTTCTTGGAAAGTTCATTCTTAGGGGAAGACATAAAGGCTCTGTACAGAAG GTAG
- the LOC108980836 gene encoding BEL1-like homeodomain protein 6 encodes MEAFYASSNNQRDTAPMLYVREHLPNSSVLPGNMMMYMNSGSYSDALAGNSQQQNNCMVIPSLGASNSAQQQQEILSNFGSRIVEHDFNAWRDGRNEMLVTHPMGGRSASILHGGQNLQGQGLSLSLSTQIPSGIQMPSIPYRNPNPGFASILSPSSSVSADSGDRNGSSRDEQLRNAEYLPHNFPGGNQDLYKGNLSTLGMSNIVRNIPSSKYLKAAQQLLDEVVNVRKALKQPDIAKNDGAHEHQIKSRKEGGGGTKNETTMPPSGVSSYPHESASNSLCELSNAEKQDLQDKLTKLLSMSDEVDRRYKQYYHQMQIVVSSFDVIAGCGAAKPYTALALQTISRHFRCLRDAITGQIRATRKSLGDQDTSGSSQGVGISRLRYVDQQLRQQRAIQQLGMMQQHAWRPQRGLPESSVSILRAWLFEHFLHPYPKDSDKIMLARQTGLTRSQVSNWFINARVRLWKPMVEEMYKEEIGDAEMDSNSSSENAAKATKGDNGTSEDRGEDFQQSASSTATERCSMGQLMDSKPDHVPDVEMAGSVGVANYQSGTHGETEKEYGLMKGREEQRRTMDDCNLFPDAIVHSDAASERYMAAAAAYHMSELGRFGGASGVSLTLGLQHCEGDSLPMSGVTHRSFISMRGDQIYNAAPSSSVGAETADFECMNPGNQQHRFSSSHLLHDFVV; translated from the exons ATGGAAGCTTTTTACGCCAGTTCAAATAATCAAAGAGATACTGCGCCAATGCTCTATGTAAGGGAACATTTGCCTAATTCGTCGGTTCTTCCCGGTAATATGATGATGTATATGAATTCTGGGTCATACTCGGATGCTTTGGCCGGGAATTCTCAGCAGCAAAACAACTGCATGGTGATCCCATCATTGGGTGCTTCAAATTCCGCCCAACAGCAGCAAgaaattttgtcaaattttggTTCACGCATTGTGGAGCATGATTTCAATGCATGGAGGGATGGTAGAAATGAGATGTTAGTTACGCACCCAATGGGTGGGCGCTCCGCCAGCATTCTTCACGGTGGGCAAAACTTACAGGGCCAGGGATTATCTCTCAGCCTCAGCACACAAATCCCATCGGGAATTCAAATGCCTTCTATCCCATATCGGAATCCTAATCCAGGATTTGCTTCAATCTTGAGTCCTAGTTCGTCAGTTTCTGCTGATAGTGGCGATAGGAATGGCTCTTCTAGAGATGAACAGTTGAGAAATGCTGAATACTTGCCTCATAATTTTCCTGGAGGAAATCAAGATTTATATAAAGGGAATTTATCTACATTAGGGATGTCAAACATTGTGAGAAACATTCCCAGTTCCAAATATCTTAAGGCAGCACAACAACTGCTTGACGAAGTGGTTAACGTCCGGAAAGCTCTAAAGCAGCCTGATATTGCAAAAAATGATGGCGCGCATGAGCATCAGATAAAGAGTCGCAAGGAGGGTGGTGGGGGAACAAAGAATGAAACTACAATGCCACCCAGTGGAGTGTCTTCATACCCTCACGAGTCAGCCAGTAACTCTCTATGTGAGCTTTCTAATGCTGAAAAACAAGATCTACAAGACAAGTTGACAAAGCTATTGTCCATGTCGGATGAG GTTGATAGAAGGTACAAGCAGTATTATCATCAGATGCAGATTGTGGTGTCTTCATTTGATGTGATTGCGGGATGTGGGGCAGCCAAACCATATACTGCACTTGCCCTACAGACTATCTCACGTCACTTTCGGTGCTTGCGTGATGCAATCACTGGTCAGATTCGAGCAACTCGAAAAAGCCTTGGGGATCAAGATACTTCAGGAAGCAGTCAAGGAGTTGGAATAAGTCGCCTCCGATATGTGGACCAGCAGCTCAGGCAACAAAGGGCTATTCAGCAGCTTGGTATGATGCAGCAACATGCATGGAGGCCGCAAAGGGGGCTACCTGAGAGCTCAGTTTCAATTCTTCGTGCTTGGCTGTTTGAGCATTTCCTTCATCC CTATCCAAAGGATTCTGATAAGATCATGCTAGCGAGGCAGACTGGCTTGACTAGAAGTCAG GTCTCAAACTGGTTTATAAATGCACGGGTGCGTCTCTGGAAGCCCATGGTCGAAGAGATGTACAAAGAAGAGATTGGAGATGCTGAAATGGACTCTAATTCCTCGTCTGAAAATGCAGCCAAGGCAACAAAAGGTGATAATGGGACCTCTGAGGATAGAGGGGAAGATTTCCAACAGAGTGCAAGTTCAACAGCCACCGAGAGATGCAGCATGGGTCAACTCATGGACTCCAAACCAGATCATGTTCCTGATGTAGAAATGGCAGGATCTGTTGGAGTAGCCAATTATCAAAGTGGGACTCATGGAGAAACTGAAAAGGAATATGGGCTAATGAAGGGAAGGGAGGAACAAAGGCGTACTATGGATGACTGTAATCTCTTTCCTGATGCTATAGTTCATTCTGATGCAGCCAGTGAAAGGTACATGGCGGCTGCTGCTGCATATCACATGTCAGAGTTGGGGAGATTCGGGGGTGCAAGTGGAGTGTCTCTCACACTGGGTTTGCAGCACTGTGAGGGTGATAGCCTACCCATGTCTGGTGTGACCCATCGCAGTTTCATTTCCATGAGAGGGGACCAAATTTACAATGCTGCACCATCATCATCTGTAGGGGCTGAGACGGCAGATTTTGAGTGCATGAATCCTGGTAACCAGCAACACAGGTTCAGTTCTTCCCATCTATTACATGATTTCGTCGTGTGA
- the LOC108980838 gene encoding protein CHROMATIN REMODELING 35-like isoform X1, with translation MEQEVEGLPTDHATLKVHMSQSVSRSGFYQTGHKRLKLSDNGKEYESLAFSASILNDIEQRKPKTSPEVIDYRDPFAIPDLLERLGSGKYGSVTKDMEALIARRMQMLHPYFSKYPTLSNTFLEAEKNQSKGALKQATRTSDINIIDLEDEHVTNDVKAVAPPVVVIESDDEDNGYQEPFVPFREIVLPRPAGQFLMKDFLDYRVPLANAKKGGAQREKASAELEIKRETGAELEIKGEKGVYVGIDDEDNHQTDAEEDGLEDMWKEMSMALECSKDDAVDPPSEEQARGGGEDCDHSFVLKDDLGYVCRICGVIDRGIETIFEFQYNKIKRSTRTYMPDSRNAKDRDSTEIFGVKYSEDDTMATEISAHPRHTKQMKPHQVEGFNFLVSNLVGDSPGGCILAHAPGSGKTFMIISFMQSFLGKYPHARPLIVLPKGILATWKKEFQTWQVEDIPLYDFYTVKADNRSQQLEVLKQWVEHKSVLFLGYKQFSTIVCDNGTSNTSASCQEILLKAPSILVLDEGHTPRNEDTNVLQSLAKVQTPRKVVLSGTLYQNHVKEVFNILNLVRPKFLRLETSRAVVKRIMSRVDIPGSRRQFKAGADAAFYDLVEHTLQKDKDFRRKVGVIQDLREMTSKVLHYYKGDFLDELPGLVDFTVVLNLSSRQKHEVSKLKKLVRKFKISSVGSAVYLHPKLNSFSENHAIADHLVDELLEKIDVKDGVKAKFFLNMLSLCESAGEKLLVFSQYLLPLKFLERLAVKMKGWSPGREIFVISGESSSDHRERSMERFNNSSDAKVFFGSIKACGEGISLVGASRIIIMDVHLNPSVTRQAIGRAFRPGQKKRVFAYRLVAADSPEEVDHGTCFKKELISKMWFEWNEYCGYRDFEVETVDVKDCDDPFLESSFLGEDIKALYRR, from the exons ATGGAGCAAGAGGTTGAAGGGTTGCCCACTGATCACGCCACTCTGAAGG TTCATATGTCACAATCTGTATCGAGATCAGGGTTTTACCAAACAGGACATAAAAGACTAAAGTTATCAGATAATGGAAAAGAATACGAAAGCTTAGCCTTCTCTGCAAGCATTCTTAATGATATTGAACAGAGGAAACCAAAGACGTCCCCAGAAGTTATTGATTACCGTGATCCTTTTGCTATCCCCGACCTCCTGGAAAGGTTAGGCTCTGGTAAATATGGAAGTGTTACGAAAGATATGGAAGCCCTCATTGCTCGAAGGATGCAGATGCTACACCCTTATTTCTCCAAGTATCCCACTCTTTCAAATACATTCTTGGAAGCAGAAAAGAACCAGAGTAAAGGGGCTTTGAAACAAGCTACTCGCACATcagatattaatataattgatttgGAGGATGAACATGTTACAAATGATGTCAAAGCAGTAGCACCGCCAGTTGTAGTTATTGAATCAGATGATGAAGACAATGGATATCAGGAGCCTTTTGTTCCTTTTCGGGAGATTGTCTTGCCAAGACCAGCTGGACAATTTCTCATGAAGGACTTTTTG GATTATCGTGTCCCTCTTGCTAATGCTAAAAAGGGTGGAGCTCAACGAGAAAAAGCAAGTGCTGAGCTTGAAATCAAGAGAGAAACGGGTGCTGAGCTCGAAATCAAGGGAGAAAAGGGTGTTTATGTTGGCATAGACGATGAAGACAATCATCAGACCGATGCTGAAGAGGATGGCCTGGAAGATATGTGGAAGGAGATGTCAATGGCGTTAGAATGTTCGAAg GATGATGCTGTAGATCCTCCATCTGAAGAACAGGCGAGAGGAGGAGGGGAAGACTGTGATCATTCTTTTGTCTTGAAGGATGATCTTGGTTATGTTTGCCGCATTTGTGGGGTAATAGACAGGGGTATTGAGACAATATTCGAGTTCCAGTACAATAAG ATCAAAAGGAGTACCCGGACTTACATGCCTGATTCTCGGAATGCCAAAGACAGAGACTCAACTGAGATATTTGGAGTTAAATATTCTGAAGATGATACGATGGCAACTGAAATATCTGCCCATCCAAGGCATACAAAGCAAATGAAACCTCATCAAGTGGAGGGTTTCAATTTTCTTGTTAGCAACTTGGTGGGTGATAGTCCTGGGGGCTGCATCTTGGCCCATGCTCCTGGATCTGGAAAGACATTCATGATAATCAGTTTTATGCAAAGTTTCCTGGGAAAGTATCCACACGCTAGACCACTTATTGTACTCCCTAAAGGAATACTGGCTACTTGGAAAAAGGAGTTCCAGACGTGGCAAGTGGAGGACATTCCACTGTATGATTTTTACACTGTCAAGGCAGATAATCGGTCTCAGCAGCTAGAGGTGTTGAAGCAGTGGGTGGAGCATAAGAGTGTCCTTTTCTTAGGGTACAAACAATTCTCAACAATTGTTTGTGACAATGGAACCAGCAATACCTCTGCTTCATGTCAAGAGATACTTCTCAAGGCACCTTCAATTCTTGTTCTGGATGAAGGGCACACTCCAAGAAACGAGGACACAAATGTATTACAGTCCCTTGCGAAGGTGCAAACGCCTAGAAAAGTTGTACTTTCAGGAACCCTCTACCAAAATCATGTCAAAGAGGTGTTCAATATTTTGAATCTGGTCCGACCAAAGTTTTTACGGTTGGAAACCTCTCGAGCTGTTGTCAAGCGCATCATGAGTAGAGTGGATATACCTGGTTCAAGAAGGCAGTTTAAAGCAGGTGCTGATGCAGCTTTCTATGACTTGGTTGAACACACATTACAGAAAGACAAGGATTTTAGGAGGAAAGTGGGTGTCATACAAGATTTGCGTGAGATGACCAGCAAGGTCCTTCACTATTATAAAGGGGACTTCTTAGATGAGCTTCCTGGTCTTGTTGATTTCACCGTGGTGCTGAATTTAAGTTCCAGACAGAAGCATGAAGTTtcgaaattaaaaaagttggtGAGGAAATTCAAGATAAGTTCTGTTGGGAGTGCCGTCTATCTTCACCCAAAATTGAATTCTTTCTCTGAGAATCATGCAATTGCTGATCATTTGGTGGATGAGTTGTTAGAGAAAATAGACGTGAAAGATGGAGTGAAGGCAAAATTCTTTCTTAATATGCTTAGCCTATGTGAGTCAGCCGGAGAGAAGCTGCTGGTTTTCAGTCAGTACCTCCTACCCTTGAAATTTCTAGAGCGATTAGCAGTGAAGATGAAGGGTTGGAGTCCTGGAAGAGAAATCTTTGTGATTTCAGGTGAATCAAGTTCTGACCATCGTGAAAGGTCCATGGAGCGCTTCAATAATTCTTCTGATGCCAAAGTCTTCTTTGGCTCCATCAAGGCATGTGGGGAGGGTATATCTTTGGTTGGGGCATCCCGCATAATTATTATGGATGTACATCTTAATCCGTCAGTGACCCGGCAAGCAATAGGTCGAGCATTTCGACCAGGTCAAAAGAAGAGAGTGTTTGCATATCGATTGGTAGCTGCTGATTCGCCCGAAGAGGTAGATCATGGCACTTGCTTCAAGAAGGAGTTAATTTCAAAGATGTGGTTTGAATGGAATGAATATTGTGGTTATCGGGATTTCGAAGTGGAGACTGTTGACGTGAAAGATTGTGATGATCCCTTCTTGGAAAGTTCATTCTTAGGGGAAGACATAAAGGCTCTGTACAGAAG GTAG